A genomic window from Lotus japonicus ecotype B-129 chromosome 1, LjGifu_v1.2 includes:
- the LOC130731968 gene encoding protein ALP1-like: MSTIQVIYIYGLIDPPFNVSLPISSHLLPIYFPSLPIYFPSFPISSHLLQISQKMDPPEFDLEAYLEKSKREDTYVLNHFRERRNLILEGSAPRGRKYLSRDHAGANQRLIDDYFSNEPTYDDGIFRCRYRIQKHVFLRIVADLSSSDSYFTQRVDAAKKEGISPLAKCTTAMRMLAYGVAADAVDEYIKIGETTALECVRRFCKGIIRLYEQEYMRAPTQEDLQRILQVSEMRGFPGMIGSIDCMHWEWKNCPKAWEGQFARGDKGTTTVILEAVTSPDLWIWHAFFGCPGTLNDINVLDRSPVFDELEQGNAPRVNFIVNQRPYNMAYYLADGIYPSYPTFVKSIRLPQTEPDKCFAKHQEGCRKDIERAFGVLQARFKIIREPARFWDITDLGIIMRSCIILHNMIVEDERDTYAQRWTDFEQAEGSESSTPQPYSTEVLPAFADHVRARSEFRDPNVHHQLQADLVKHIWAKFGMYDD, from the coding sequence ATGTCCACCATTCAAgttatctatatatatggactcatagatccaccattcaatgtatctcttcccatctcttcccatctacttcccatctacttcccatctcttcccatctacttCCCATCTTTtcccatctcttcccatctacttcaaatttcacaaaaaatggatccacCAGAGTTTGATCTCGAAGCTTACCTTGAAAAAAGCAAGAGAGAAGACACTTATGTACTCAACCACTTTAGGGAGCGTAGAAATCTAATATTGGAGGGTAGCGCACCTCGTGGTAGAAAATATCTCAGTAGAGATCATGCAGGGGCAAACCAAAGGCTAATTGACGACTACTTttccaatgagcctacatacgaCGATGGAATATTCCGTTGCCGGTACCGGATACAAAAACATGtgttccttcgaatcgttgcggacctttcaagtagtgatagctacttcacccagcgagtcgatgcagcgaagaaagaaggtatatcgcccttagcaaaatgcaccacagcaatgcgaatgttagcatatggtgtggcagcagatgcagtcgacgagtacatcaaaataggagagactacagcattggagtgtgtacgtagattctgtaaaggaatcatacgattgtatgagcaagagtacatgagagcaccaacccaagaggacctgcaaagaatactacaggttagtgaaatgcgggggttcccaggcatgatcgggagtattgactgcatgcactgggagtggaaaaattgtcctaaagcatgggaaggtcaatttgctagaggggataagggaaccaccacagttattcttgaagcagttacatctcctgatctttggatctggcatgccttttttggatgtccgggaaccttgaacgatataaacgttctagaccggtcaccagtgtttgatgaattggaaCAGGGAAACGCTCCACGTGTGAATTTCATCGTGAaccaacgtccctataatatggcatactatctagctgatggtatctacccttcttatccaacttttgTCAAGtctattagacttcctcaaactgaacccgataagtgctttgcaaaacatcaggagggatgtcggaaggacatcgaacgtgcatttggagtgcttcaagctcgttttaaaatcatccgtgaaccagctcgcttcTGGGACATaactgatttgggtatcatcatgaggtcatgcatcatattacataatatgattgttgaggatgaacgagatacatATGCTCAAcgctggaccgattttgagcaagctgagggaagtgaatctagtacaccgcaaccatactcgaccgaggtgttacccgcttttgcggatcacgtgcgtgctagatccgagttccgTGATCCAAATGTCCATCACCAACtacaagcagatctagtgaagcacatctgggcaaagtttggaatgtatgatgattaa